From Chryseobacterium joostei, the proteins below share one genomic window:
- a CDS encoding penicillin-binding transpeptidase domain-containing protein — protein MQKQNEYDNKRKKTLRWGYLFAVVALCVFVMFLARIVILQNTNVQEIKDDYINKNYREATLKAARGNLFASDGSILATTVMRYDIYLDFKTMKDTIYSNNIGALTDSLSKMFGKSRGEFRQKFDEQKKKKNQYYTLVKGLDFDQYDRIRKFPIFKRGKNKGGFIVDRNYKRELATSEIGAGTIGIDNGELRSGLEGAFSKYLTGTDGKRLEQRINSSQWKPIDFWKVQEPVDGEDVYTTLDLRIQDIAHSALEKQLIHYEAKHGTVIVMEVETGKVRALVNLRRTEDGEYEDSYNYALKDNIEPGSTFKTISLLAAMDDGFIDENTTVNVGNGVWTYAKQRISDGHGGGTYDISDVLAKSSNVGTSKLITKYYAEKPQIFLDHLKRWKLFDKMDIELPGITKPKILTPENKRWNAATLASISYGYSSNVNLLQLTTFYNGVANGGKMLKPLFIDKIMKDGKVMYNAKPEVMVNKMASEKAIKMMTSALTKAVEKGTGRSIFTPNLKMAGKTGTARFEYWLPGPMKYRASFAGFYPADAPKYTCYVMVSEPNTSIGFYGGPVAAPVFKEIAGKTFLKTPQNIEKEMLVDKKVNLSKMVEPNVKVAVNNKQMPSVVGLIGKNVIPQLENLGYRVDYKGVGRIKEQFPLEGTTISKNQRIYLSLQN, from the coding sequence AAGCGTAAAAAAACTTTACGATGGGGCTACCTCTTTGCAGTGGTAGCTTTGTGCGTGTTTGTAATGTTCCTGGCAAGGATTGTAATTCTTCAGAATACCAATGTTCAGGAGATTAAGGATGATTACATTAATAAAAACTATCGTGAAGCCACTTTAAAGGCTGCCCGTGGTAATTTATTCGCTTCAGATGGATCCATTTTGGCAACAACCGTGATGCGCTACGACATCTATCTTGACTTCAAAACGATGAAAGATACGATCTACAGCAACAACATCGGGGCTTTAACGGATTCTTTGAGTAAAATGTTCGGAAAATCCAGAGGAGAGTTCAGACAAAAATTTGACGAACAGAAGAAAAAGAAAAACCAATACTATACCTTAGTAAAAGGACTTGATTTTGATCAATACGACAGAATCCGAAAGTTTCCAATCTTCAAAAGAGGTAAAAATAAAGGGGGGTTCATTGTTGACAGAAACTACAAAAGAGAACTTGCTACCTCAGAAATTGGAGCAGGAACCATTGGTATAGACAACGGAGAGCTTAGATCCGGTCTGGAGGGGGCTTTTTCAAAGTATTTAACCGGTACTGACGGAAAAAGATTAGAACAGAGAATCAATTCTTCACAATGGAAGCCTATTGACTTTTGGAAAGTTCAGGAACCTGTGGATGGAGAAGATGTATACACTACCTTAGACCTTAGAATTCAAGATATTGCACACTCTGCACTGGAGAAACAACTGATTCATTACGAAGCAAAACACGGTACCGTAATCGTTATGGAAGTTGAAACCGGAAAGGTGCGCGCTTTGGTTAATCTAAGAAGAACAGAAGATGGCGAATACGAAGACTCTTACAACTATGCCTTAAAAGACAACATTGAACCGGGATCCACATTCAAGACTATTTCTCTGTTAGCAGCAATGGATGATGGTTTCATCGATGAAAATACAACCGTAAATGTAGGAAATGGCGTTTGGACGTATGCCAAGCAGAGAATTTCTGACGGTCACGGCGGTGGAACTTATGACATCAGTGATGTATTGGCTAAATCCAGTAACGTAGGAACCTCCAAGCTGATTACAAAATATTATGCAGAGAAACCACAGATCTTCCTTGACCATTTAAAGCGTTGGAAATTATTCGACAAAATGGACATCGAACTTCCGGGAATTACAAAACCTAAGATTCTAACTCCTGAAAATAAAAGATGGAACGCCGCTACACTGGCTTCTATCTCTTATGGTTACTCCTCAAACGTTAACCTATTACAGCTAACAACGTTCTACAACGGAGTTGCCAATGGAGGTAAAATGCTTAAGCCATTATTCATCGATAAAATCATGAAAGACGGAAAGGTAATGTACAATGCAAAGCCTGAAGTTATGGTAAACAAAATGGCCTCAGAAAAAGCCATTAAAATGATGACAAGCGCCTTAACCAAGGCTGTAGAAAAAGGAACAGGACGAAGCATCTTCACACCCAACCTGAAAATGGCAGGAAAAACAGGAACTGCAAGGTTTGAATACTGGCTTCCTGGCCCAATGAAGTACCGCGCATCATTTGCAGGATTTTATCCCGCAGATGCTCCAAAATATACTTGCTATGTAATGGTAAGCGAACCTAATACATCAATAGGATTCTATGGAGGACCGGTAGCAGCGCCGGTATTTAAGGAAATTGCAGGAAAAACATTCCTGAAAACTCCTCAGAATATTGAAAAAGAAATGCTTGTAGACAAAAAGGTAAACCTTAGCAAAATGGTTGAGCCGAATGTGAAAGTAGCAGTTAATAACAAGCAGATGCCTAGTGTAGTAGGGTTAATCGGGAAAAATGTTATTCCACAATTGGAAAACCTAGGCTACCGAGTTGACTACAAGGGAGTTGGAAGAATAAAAGAACAATTCCCGTTGGAAGGCACTACCATCAGTAAAAACCAGAGAATATATTTATCTCTGCAAAATTAA